The Hemicordylus capensis ecotype Gifberg chromosome 6, rHemCap1.1.pri, whole genome shotgun sequence genome window below encodes:
- the TBX6 gene encoding T-box transcription factor TBX6 translates to MGAEGVGELNVGTVDLDAAPKLDSFFPGLEPPGRLLPPAPGLPYGSGQTLPPGPSPTARLPPGVRMSLENGELWKRFSSIGTEMIITKAGRRMFPQLKVSITGLDPEAKYLLLVDVVPVGSSRYKWHGKRWEASGKAELPPPDRVYIHPDSPASGAHWMRQPVSFHRLKLTNNTLDPHGHLIVHSMHRYQPRVHVVGAGGRRGAGGGCASFTFPETQFLTVTAYQNPQITQMKIESNPFAKGFRENGMNSKREREARIKRKMKANECEANMGENESKKGPCDSTLTEEPPLQQQPPPALPHPSCSFYPAAGANPSGAEAYVQHPAAFHGLRGAPSPYNSPSQEMAAPPSSPTTKSPPEQSDFRAMLPTSWNGLDIIPFLGGPEPSDASFPPFKFSFTPYPPPPRVYGPPTGYPSSQPPML, encoded by the exons atgggggcag agggagtgggggaacTGAATGTGGGGACTGTGG ATCTCGATGCTGCCCCCAAGTTGGATAGCTTCTTCCCTGGTTTAGAACCCCCAGGGCGTCTCCTGCCCCCAGCTCCTGGCCTCCCTTATGGCTCTGGCCAGACTCTGCCACCAGGCCCCTCACCAACTGCACGCCTGCCCCCTGGAGTACGGATGAGCCTGGAGAACGGTGAGCTTTGGAAACGTTTCAGTAGCATCGGCACAGAGATGATCATCACAAAGGCAGGCAG GCGGATGTTTCCACAGCTCAAAGTTTCAATAACAGGACTGGACCCTGAGGCCAAGTACCTGCTGCTAGTAGATGTTGTCCCGGTCGGCAGCTCCCGTTACAAGTGGCATGGCAAGCGGTGGGAGGCCAGTGGCAAGGCTGAACTGCCCCCACCAGACCGGGTCTACATCCATCCTGACTCACCTGCATCGGGGGCCCACTGGATGCGCCAGCCTGTATCCTTTCATCGGCTCAAGCTGACCAACAACACATTGGACCCCCACGGACAT CTAATTGTTCACTCTATGCACCGCTACCAGCCGAGAGTACATGTGGTTGGTGCTGGAGGGCGCCGTGGTGCAGGGGGCGGCTGTGCTTCTTTCACTTTTCCTGAGACCCAGTTTCTGACCGTCACGGCCTACCAGAATCCACAG ATCACCCAAATGAAGATTGAGAGCAACCCTTTTGCCAAGGGCTTCCGGGAGAATGGCATGAACAGCAAACG GGAACGTGAGGCCCGAATCAAGAGGAAGATGAAAGCAAACGAATGCGAGGCCAACATGGGAGAAAATG AGAGCAAGAAAGGACCCTGCGACTCTACCCTGACAGAGGAGCCCCCTCTGCAGCAACAGCCGCCACCGGCACTTCcacacccttcctgctccttttACCCTGCGGCAGGGGCCAACCCCAGTGGGGCTGAGGCATACGTGCAGCACCCAGCAGCCTTCCATGGTTTGCGAGGGGCACCTTCGCCATATAACAG CCCAAGCCAAGAGATGGCCGCTCCTCCATCTTCCCCAACTACCAAGTCACCGCCTGAGCAATCTGACTTCAGAGCAATGCTCCCAACAAGTTGGAATGGCCTTGATATTATTCCTTTCTtgggtgggccagaaccatcagatgcctcttttcctccttttaaATTCAGCTTCACCCCCTACCCACCTCCCCCTCGTGTCTATGGGCCTCCCACTGGCTACCCCAGCTCCCAGCCACCTATGCTGTAA
- the YPEL3 gene encoding protein yippee-like 3 yields the protein MVRLSKPKTFQAYLDNCHRRYSCVHCRAHLANHDDLISKSFQGSQGRAYLFNSVVNVGCGPAEERVLLTGLHAVADIYCENCKTTLGWKYEQAFETSQKYKEGKYIIELNHMIKDNGWD from the exons ATGGTGAGGCTGTCCAAACCCAAAACCTTCCAAGCCTACCTGGACAACTGCCACAGGCGCTACAGCTGCGTGCACTGCCGCGCCCACCTGGCCAACCACGACGACCTCATCTCCAAG TCCTTCCAAGGAAGCCAAGGTCGGGCGTATTTATTCAATTCTGT AGTGAATGTGGGATGTGGCCCAGCAGAAGAACGGGTGCTGCTGACAGGTCTGCACGCCGTTGCGGATATCTACTGCGAGAATTGCAAGACCACACTCGGATGGAAATAT GAGCAAGCCTTCGAGACCAGTCAGAAATACAAGGAGGGGAAATACATCATTGAACTCAACCACATGATCAAGGACAACGGCTGGGATTGA